Part of the bacterium genome, GCGGCGAAAGCATCCGCACGATTCTGTATTAGAACTTTCAGCTTGCGGGTCGGAACAACCGTACGCGATTGCGGTCGCGCGAGTTCACCAAGAACGGCGAGTGTTTTGGCAGCCACATCAATCCAGGAATATCGTTTCGCTCGCGCAAGACCCCGCTCCCGCAATTCCTCACCTACCCGCGGGTCCACGAGGATTCCCATCATTGCCGCTGCGACTTCGTCCACGGATTCGGGCCGAACGAGGATTCCGGCATTACCGATAATTTCCCGGAGCGACGTGCCGTTGGCCGCGATAACCGGACAACGGCATGCCATAGCCTCCAGCGCGGGAAGACCGAATCCTTCGTACAACGACGGGAACACAAACGCCGTCGCCCCACCATATAATCCACGGAGATCCGCGTCCGTCACATACCCCGGCAACACCAGGTCATCACCGAGTTCACGGATGTGAGGATGTGATTCGATTTCGGTTCGCCATGCCGGGTCAAATTCGCCCGCTAACACGAGCTTCACGGTTTCCCTTGCCGCTTGACGGACACGACGGAATGCCTCCAATAAAACGGGAAGGTTCTTGCGGAAATCGGTTCCGCCGGTGTAGAAGAAATAGGGGTCCGACAATTCATAGCGTTCACGGATCGCCCGGATCTCATCTGCCGACGGCGGATCGCGAAACACCTCATCGAGTCCACCCAGAATCGGTACGACTTGCTCGCGCGGGAGCCCTAAACGCTCGATGGCGTCGGACGCGACAAATTCCGAAATCGTCAGAAGACGTGCGGCGACGTGCGGCAGCTCCTCGATTCGTGAGCTGTACTCCGCCTTTAATCGCGGATCCGGATCGAGGTACACTTCACGGAACGCGAGGGGAATCAGATCATACAGAATCGCCGCACAAGGCAATCCTTGGAGCGGAAATGCCAGCAGGGTGCGACCGCACGCCACGGGCGACGGATCGGTCAGCAGCAAGACGTCCAAGTCCCGCGAAAACGCCGGCCAGAATATCTCATACTTCGCGGCCGGATGATCACAGAGAGAATCGAGGTGGGATACCCGCCACGGCAGCTTTTCTCCGAGAAGCACGTACCGATGCTGCGGCGCGATTTCGCACATCGCCCGAATGAGGTTCGTCGTGTAGCGTCCGATTCCGCGACGGAGCGATGATTCCATCTCGAGTCCGCGTACGTCAATACCTATCCGCATACGGCGGGCATCACTCACGTTCGTCTTCATGGGCTGCTCCGAGGATGCGGAGGTGACCTTCGAGACGGACGCTCAAATCGGTTGCTTGAGATCAAGATGGTAACTCACTTCTTCCGTGATTCGCGGATTGTGCGGCATTCTCCGCTATACCTGAATCGGCTTGGGAGCCGTTGCCGGCGCGACCACAACGGGAGTCATGTCGGCCCGGCGATCGGCGCACGCCAGCGCCCGTGGGAAATCCGAGGTGCCGCGTTGGAGATCGGCCAAATCGGCTTCCACCATCATCTGTACAAGGTCTCGGAAGCGCACCTTCGGTTCCCAATCCAGCTTGGTTCGCGCTTTCGTTGCATCGCCCACCAGCAGATCCACCTCGGCGGGGCGCACCAGTTTGGGATTAGTGCGAACATG contains:
- a CDS encoding glycosyltransferase family 4 protein, with amino-acid sequence MKTNVSDARRMRIGIDVRGLEMESSLRRGIGRYTTNLIRAMCEIAPQHRYVLLGEKLPWRVSHLDSLCDHPAAKYEIFWPAFSRDLDVLLLTDPSPVACGRTLLAFPLQGLPCAAILYDLIPLAFREVYLDPDPRLKAEYSSRIEELPHVAARLLTISEFVASDAIERLGLPREQVVPILGGLDEVFRDPPSADEIRAIRERYELSDPYFFYTGGTDFRKNLPVLLEAFRRVRQAARETVKLVLAGEFDPAWRTEIESHPHIRELGDDLVLPGYVTDADLRGLYGGATAFVFPSLYEGFGLPALEAMACRCPVIAANGTSLREIIGNAGILVRPESVDEVAAAMMGILVDPRVGEELRERGLARAKRYSWIDVAAKTLAVLGELARPQSRTVVPTRKLKVLIQNRADAFAAPGGDTVVMEHLYRTLRHQDVEVAVAAGTPDLSNVDIVHLVNLTLAGVGREVSDNACRQNVPYVVTTLFEDWPRYMERSFAALAIFKDYIENGYNERSFRSDLRQIHSLSEGQQVGNAETAQRAAMLFACGESEAARLAEAYPSVAEHVSFIKFGIGQTG